In Gemmatimonadaceae bacterium, the DNA window TGATCGAGCGCGTGGCCGAGCACCATCGACGCGCGAGTCGTCGGCCGCGCCGGGCCGTTGCCAAACTGTACGGTGACCGCCTCGGCGAGCTTCGCGTCGTCGACCTGCGCGATCGCGTCGTCGCAGAACTTGATCGATTCTTTGAGCTTGGAGACGAGCTTGTCTTTCGGCCACTTCGCCTTGACACTGTCGGCGGTCGCCGTGTCCTCGACGGCCAGCGTCGGCTGGAGCGTGCCGAATCTGGTGCAGAAGAGATAATTATCGCTCGCCACGTGCTGCGCGATGTAGCCGATGGTGAGCTGCGCCGGCGTCGGCTTGTAGCCGAACTTCGACTCGGGAATCGAGTCGAATGCCTGCGCGATGTTGCGATGCAAACCGGTGATGCGCTGCTTGAACGCCGTTGTGATCGGGTTCGCCGGGGGTCCAGCCGGTGGCTGTTGCGCAGCAAGGCCCAGGGGAAGAACCAGAGCGAGCAATGTCGCATACGAGATCTTCATACGTGCTCCCATGGAGGTGATGCGGGTGGGGGGAACGGTCTGTGATTCTGAATCGCTGGGCAGATTTGCGCAACGGTCCCCAGCGTCACACGTTGTTCGTATTGTCCGCGACGATTTACACTCTCCTGACATTCGGCGCCCAGTCGTGCGGTTTGCGATCGGGCGCCGGCGCGCCCAATGGAGGCCGCCGTGCAAGTAAGCGTGTATCTCAGCTTCAACGGAGATTGTGAGGCGGCATTCCAGTTGTATGAACGATGCCTTGGCGCTCACATCGGACAAGTTTTTCGGTATTCGGGCATGCCGCTGGCCGACCGGGTTCCCGCCGACTGGTCGGAGAAGGTCATGCACGGCAGCATCACGATCGGCGAGCACATTCTGATGGGCGCCGACGTCGTCCCCGGTCAATACGAGCCGCCAAAAGGGATGTCGCTGTCGCTCCACCCGGACGGCGTCGAGGAGACCGAGCGCATGTTCGCCGGCCTCGCCGAGGGGGGCCGCGTGCTGGCCCCGCTCGAGAAGACGTTCTGGGCCGAACGGTTCGGCATGGTCGTCGACCGCTTCGGCATCCCGTGGATGGTGAACTGCGCGGCCGCGGTTCCATCGTCGTGACCGCCGGGACAACTCGGACCGGGCGAGACTCCGTCGTCGGCTGACGACGGACAGCGCGGCCCACACCGGCCGCGAACAGCCGACGCACTGGAGATTCGCTTACCGCACAGCGGCGCGCGCCATTAACGCGCGGGTAAACCATCGTGTCATTCAAGAGGACGAATGAGAAGATCTAGAACTTGGAGACACGATGATGTCCGCCAGCGTGTTCGTCACGACGACAATCCTTGTCGCGCTCACCACGGCGTGCACGCGGCCGCCCGCGGGCTTTGCCGCGCCCGCGCCCGCCGTCTCGTCAAACTCGATCCTTCGCGCCGACCGGTTGCAGAAGATGCCGGGCGCGTCGGCGCTCGACGCGCTCGAGACGTTGCCGGCCTACTTCGGACGCACGACGCGCGTGCCGGCGCCGCGCTTCGTGCTCATCCTCGATGGCACGCGCACCTCGAGCCTGGAAATGCTGAGAAGCATTCAGGCTAGCGAAGTGTTCGAGATCCACGTGATTGGTGAAAGCCAGTCGATCGACCGTCAGGGCGAGGTCGAGGTCATCGTGACGACGCTCGCCTCGCACCCGAGAATCGGCTGACGCGGCGGCGGCTAGGGAAGCCGGAAGATGTTGAGTGTTCCGCCGGTCGCGTGACTGTTCGAGTTGCCGTCTGGAATCGCGATCATGCCGTCTACGATGATCGGGCTGTTCCAGTGCCCCCCGCCGCACTCGAGCGTCGTCACGAGCACGCCGCTCTCGGGCTGGTACACGCGCAGTCCGCCGTTCGCGTCGAATACATATAGAAGGCCTCCGGCGAGGACGGGACTCGTGCCGCGGTTCGAATTCTTCCACGCCTGGTGGAGTTGGCCGCCGCTCACCGTCCACGCCGCGGTGCCTCCACCGTCGCCGGCGAACATCCACGTCGTGCCACTCGGCGCGTGCCATACCGCCGGAGCGGTGAACAACGCGCTGCTCGACGGCGTCGGAACCGTCTGCGCCTCGCCTCCGCGGTGTGAACCCGATTGCCGAACGGCATCGGCGCCGAGCACGCGAATGGTGCCGTCCTTTCCGCCCTGCGCGACGACGCCGTTGCCGAGCAGCACCGGCGACGTCGACCCGACATCCACGTCGCCCGCGTTGAGCTGGTCGGTGTTGGACGGCGTGTAATTCCCGACGATGTGCGTGGCGGTCGGATCGAGCTCGATCACCGCGTCGCCCCAGTACGTTTGGCCGTCCCACTTGGCGTTGCCCGTCGCGACGAAAATGTCGCCCGTCGCCGGATCGACGACGGCGCCCGCGCGCCCCCAGATCGCCGCGTCGCTCTCCGGGCACGAGCTCGGATCGATGAGACCGGTGCGATCGCTACACAGCGCGTTCCAGACGCTGACCAGATTGCCGGTGGCCGCGTCGATGAGCGCGACGTGCCCCTGATAGGGCGGGGCGTCCCCGATGTAGCCGCCGGTCGTCGCGATCACGTGGCCGCGATCGAAGTTGAGCGCCGACGCGATCTTCTCCCGATCCGGGCGCTTGGTGATCGACGTCGTCCACACGACGCGACCGTCGGCCAGCGCGAGCTTGCGAATGTTGCCGTCCGGCGACGCGGCGTACACCGACTGCCGATCCGGGTCGGCGACGGGCGTCGCAGTGGTAACCAGGTTCGAGCCCGCGACCCCGTTGTAGCCGTCGGGCGTGAACTTCCACAGGATCGAGCCGTCGTTGGCGTCGATCGCGTACGTCTTTCCGTACGTCGACGTGACGACGAACACGTCGTGCGCCGCGCCGTTCACTTGAACGCCGTGCAGGTAGATCGGCGACGCGTCGATGGTGCCGTCGAGCAGCACCTCCTGGCGCTTCAGCGTCTTGACGTTCGTCGAGTCGATGCCGGTAGGGTCGGTCGACGCGTTGGAGCGCGCCGCGTCCCAGCCGAAACGCGTCCAGTCGTGCGAGCTGCTCCCGCTCGGCGGCTGTCCGTTCGGCGGCTGCGTCGAATCGTGGCTCGCCCCCGCGGGGGCGGCCTCCGAGCACGAGATTCCGCCGAATGCCACGGCGACGATCGCGATCAGTACACTACGCATTATTGAGCTCCCGTTTTCACTCGTTGCTGCGTCGCAAGATACCGGAGACCGTGGCCACTCTTTCGGGAACTTCCGATCCAGGTGTCTGGTAATCGGATGCGGTTCAGCGTAGTCTCATGCCGTCCGCCTCAATCCCCGACGCAGACATGGACCGCGCATTGCGCCCACCCGTCTCCGCAAACAGTTCGGACGATGTACTGCGAGCACTGGGCCACCGCATTCGTCGCGGCGACATGGGCGCGTTCGAACAGCTATTTCGCGCCATGCACGCGCCGCTCTGCGAAGTCGTCGACGCGTACGTTCACTCGCAAGATCTCGCCGAGGACATCGTCCAAGACCTCTTTCTGGCGATCTGGATCACGAAAGAGGAATTGCCGTGGAAGGAATCGCCCCGCGGCTATCTGTTTACCGCGGCGCGCAATCGAGCGTTCCATCATCTTCGCCACGCGGCGTTGGTTCGGCGCACTGCGGCCGAGTCGGCTTCCGACGCCCGTGTGACCGGAACCGGAGTGCCGGCGCCTCTCCCGGACCGTGAGCTCGAAACGGCCGAGTCCGGCCGACGGATTCGCCAAGCGATCGACGCGATGCCACCTCGCGCGCGGCTCGCGACTGTGCTGCGATGGGAGCACGAGATGTCGCACAAGGACATCGCCGTGGCCATGGGGATCTCGGCGAAAGGCGTCGAGAAGCTGCTTCGAACGGCCAAGTCGAGGCTTCGCGAAGAGTTGGGTGAACAGGTAGATCGCGAAATAGCGATCGACTGACCGCCAAGCGCGGCATGAGGTAGGGATTTCTCGGCTTCG includes these proteins:
- a CDS encoding DinB family protein, with protein sequence MKISYATLLALVLPLGLAAQQPPAGPPANPITTAFKQRITGLHRNIAQAFDSIPESKFGYKPTPAQLTIGYIAQHVASDNYLFCTRFGTLQPTLAVEDTATADSVKAKWPKDKLVSKLKESIKFCDDAIAQVDDAKLAEAVTVQFGNGPARPTTRASMVLGHALDQSDHYSQLANYMRLNGITPPSALPRPGRGGN
- a CDS encoding VOC family protein; this translates as MEAAVQVSVYLSFNGDCEAAFQLYERCLGAHIGQVFRYSGMPLADRVPADWSEKVMHGSITIGEHILMGADVVPGQYEPPKGMSLSLHPDGVEETERMFAGLAEGGRVLAPLEKTFWAERFGMVVDRFGIPWMVNCAAAVPSS
- a CDS encoding PQQ-binding-like beta-propeller repeat protein is translated as MRSVLIAIVAVAFGGISCSEAAPAGASHDSTQPPNGQPPSGSSSHDWTRFGWDAARSNASTDPTGIDSTNVKTLKRQEVLLDGTIDASPIYLHGVQVNGAAHDVFVVTSTYGKTYAIDANDGSILWKFTPDGYNGVAGSNLVTTATPVADPDRQSVYAASPDGNIRKLALADGRVVWTTSITKRPDREKIASALNFDRGHVIATTGGYIGDAPPYQGHVALIDAATGNLVSVWNALCSDRTGLIDPSSCPESDAAIWGRAGAVVDPATGDIFVATGNAKWDGQTYWGDAVIELDPTATHIVGNYTPSNTDQLNAGDVDVGSTSPVLLGNGVVAQGGKDGTIRVLGADAVRQSGSHRGGEAQTVPTPSSSALFTAPAVWHAPSGTTWMFAGDGGGTAAWTVSGGQLHQAWKNSNRGTSPVLAGGLLYVFDANGGLRVYQPESGVLVTTLECGGGHWNSPIIVDGMIAIPDGNSNSHATGGTLNIFRLP
- a CDS encoding RNA polymerase sigma-70 factor, whose product is MGAFEQLFRAMHAPLCEVVDAYVHSQDLAEDIVQDLFLAIWITKEELPWKESPRGYLFTAARNRAFHHLRHAALVRRTAAESASDARVTGTGVPAPLPDRELETAESGRRIRQAIDAMPPRARLATVLRWEHEMSHKDIAVAMGISAKGVEKLLRTAKSRLREELGEQVDREIAID